The following proteins are encoded in a genomic region of Sulfurimonas sp. HSL3-7:
- a CDS encoding capsular biosynthesis protein gives MNLNKIGSVSGKKILFLQGPMGSFFAKLEKLFSEAGASTYRIGFNAADYFFAYKHAYTPFRGKIEAWPDFIHDYLREHQIEMIFLFGDCRFYQSIAIDAAERLNIDVFVFEEGYIRPDYITLERYGVNDYSRIPHDPAFYRGLELTELPPPKPAHTSGFRLAYSAVAYYAVANLFSWRYPHYRHHRDFSALKEFYLALRNIVRKFIYAYTERGILQEVTGRWSKRYFFVPLQTHNDFQILQHSRYRSVEKFIIDVLTSFSENADKEHLLIFKHHPVDRGRKNYAGFIFEHAQKLGVAPRVRVLHDVYLPALLKHAIGTVTINSTVGLSSLHHKTPTVTMGNAIYGIEGLSVPASGLDRFWTEPRPVDYELYKRFRQYLIKHTQLNGSFYGKLFIKVL, from the coding sequence ATGAACTTAAATAAAATCGGCAGTGTCAGCGGCAAAAAGATACTTTTTCTGCAGGGTCCGATGGGCTCTTTTTTTGCCAAACTGGAAAAACTTTTTTCAGAGGCAGGCGCTTCAACATACCGTATCGGATTCAACGCTGCTGACTATTTTTTCGCCTACAAGCATGCCTATACCCCCTTTCGCGGCAAGATTGAAGCGTGGCCCGATTTTATACACGATTATCTGAGAGAACACCAGATCGAGATGATCTTTCTGTTTGGTGACTGCCGGTTTTACCAGTCAATAGCGATTGATGCCGCAGAAAGACTCAACATCGACGTCTTCGTTTTTGAAGAGGGGTATATAAGGCCTGATTACATCACACTGGAACGTTACGGTGTGAACGATTACAGCCGGATACCGCATGATCCGGCATTTTACAGAGGGCTCGAGTTGACCGAGCTGCCTCCGCCGAAGCCGGCCCATACATCGGGTTTCAGATTAGCCTACAGTGCCGTTGCCTATTATGCCGTGGCAAACCTCTTCTCATGGCGTTACCCGCATTACCGGCATCATCGCGACTTCTCTGCTTTAAAAGAGTTCTATCTGGCCCTTCGCAATATTGTCCGAAAGTTCATCTACGCCTATACGGAACGGGGCATACTGCAGGAGGTGACAGGACGCTGGTCCAAACGCTATTTTTTTGTACCGCTGCAGACCCATAATGATTTCCAGATACTGCAGCATTCAAGGTATCGATCGGTCGAGAAGTTTATCATCGACGTGCTGACGTCGTTTAGCGAAAATGCCGATAAAGAGCATCTGCTGATCTTTAAACATCACCCTGTAGACAGGGGGCGTAAAAACTACGCCGGTTTTATTTTTGAACATGCGCAGAAGCTGGGCGTTGCACCGCGAGTCAGGGTTTTGCACGACGTCTATCTGCCGGCGCTGTTGAAGCATGCTATCGGTACGGTCACCATCAACAGCACGGTCGGCCTCTCTTCGCTGCATCATAAGACACCGACCGTCACTATGGGAAATGCTATCTACGGCATCGAAGGGCTAAGCGTACCGGCGAGCGGCTTGGACAGGTTCTGGACCGAGCCAAGACCTGTCGATTATGAACTGTACAAACGCTTCAGACAGTACCTGATCAAACATACGCAGCTCAACGGCAGCTTTTACGGAAAACTGTTTATAAAGGTGCTCTGA
- a CDS encoding DUF3373 family protein — protein sequence MIKKPLLVSLAAAALLTGNAQAASMYDRMSEMETEMQALKAELEKVKAAKPVVEEEAEEEETAMKDEPEEDEEDEGEEEDEEDETEEALAYFDEAITRLNKNTSGNALKFGVDFRTAVDNLQYKMADGSKEENSALFTNRLWVNMNWAASENMSFTGQLAYNKAFGARSIGQANPQTGNPGAAYEPFDWITSENAFDDSLRVRSAYFFYRNDTFLGTDIPWTFSIGRRPSTNGHLINMRDDDRAASPMGHTINVEFDGLSSKFTLMEDIGMYAKICAGRGMTNAAPRFNAAPYASVDDNPNIDLGGLIFVPYDDGQYSIGMQYYYAAHLIDVDPRLYSAAPETANASGFEDVGNLHSFTANLTVNGIGDEWSDFLDDSTFFVSGAVSVTDPNEDSLQGMFGEFNTDGSFRPQYDKKTGYSVWVGLQYPSLISEDGRWGVEYNHGSKFWRAITYAEDTNIGSKIAARGDAYEAYFTEPLIDDIFSFQLRYTYIDYNFAGSNGFFGTMTGATNKISEFPSPNMVDTAQDIRAYLRYRF from the coding sequence ATGATCAAAAAGCCCCTACTCGTATCACTCGCGGCGGCAGCCCTGTTAACAGGCAACGCGCAGGCAGCATCGATGTACGACCGCATGTCCGAGATGGAAACAGAGATGCAGGCACTTAAAGCCGAACTCGAAAAGGTCAAAGCCGCGAAACCGGTGGTTGAAGAAGAAGCGGAAGAAGAGGAAACCGCGATGAAAGACGAGCCTGAAGAAGATGAAGAGGATGAGGGTGAAGAGGAAGACGAAGAGGACGAAACCGAGGAGGCATTGGCGTATTTCGACGAGGCGATCACCCGCCTCAACAAAAATACGAGCGGTAATGCCCTGAAATTCGGTGTCGACTTCCGTACAGCCGTTGATAATCTCCAGTACAAAATGGCAGACGGCTCAAAAGAGGAGAACAGCGCCCTCTTCACAAACCGCCTGTGGGTCAATATGAACTGGGCAGCCAGTGAAAACATGAGTTTTACCGGGCAGCTGGCTTATAACAAAGCATTTGGTGCCCGTTCGATAGGTCAGGCAAATCCACAAACCGGAAATCCGGGTGCTGCATATGAACCATTTGACTGGATCACAAGTGAAAATGCATTCGATGATTCTTTGCGTGTTCGTTCAGCGTACTTCTTCTATAGAAACGACACCTTCCTGGGTACAGACATCCCGTGGACCTTCAGTATCGGTCGCCGCCCCTCTACCAACGGCCACCTCATCAACATGCGGGATGATGACCGGGCCGCTTCGCCGATGGGACACACGATCAATGTCGAGTTTGACGGGCTAAGTTCCAAGTTCACACTGATGGAAGATATCGGTATGTATGCCAAGATCTGTGCGGGACGCGGTATGACCAATGCTGCACCAAGATTTAATGCTGCACCATATGCAAGCGTTGATGACAATCCAAATATCGATCTTGGCGGTTTAATCTTTGTTCCATATGATGACGGTCAATACAGCATCGGAATGCAGTATTACTACGCTGCCCATCTGATCGATGTTGATCCGCGTCTTTACTCCGCTGCTCCAGAGACAGCAAATGCTTCCGGTTTTGAGGATGTCGGTAATCTGCATTCCTTTACTGCGAACCTGACTGTCAATGGTATAGGTGATGAGTGGAGTGACTTCCTTGATGATTCGACATTTTTTGTAAGTGGTGCGGTGAGTGTCACGGATCCGAATGAAGATTCTCTTCAAGGTATGTTTGGCGAATTTAATACAGACGGAAGCTTTAGACCGCAATATGACAAAAAAACAGGATACTCTGTTTGGGTTGGACTTCAGTACCCTTCTCTTATCTCTGAAGATGGCCGTTGGGGAGTTGAGTATAACCACGGCTCAAAATTCTGGCGTGCGATCACGTATGCCGAAGATACAAACATCGGTTCAAAGATCGCGGCGCGTGGTGATGCTTATGAAGCCTACTTCACTGAGCCGTTGATCGATGATATCTTTAGTTTCCAACTTCGTTATACCTATATCGATTATAACTTTGCCGGCAGCAACGGTTTCTTCGGTACGATGACAGGTGCTACTAATAAGATCTCTGAATTCCCAAGTCCGAATATGGTTGACACAGCGCAAGATATCCGCGCCTACCTTCGTTACCGTTTCTAA
- the rpsB gene encoding 30S ribosomal protein S2, whose protein sequence is MVTMKDLLECGVHFGHQTRRWNPKMKKYIFGVRKNIYIIDLQKTLRYFRNTYQIVVDAAAEGQTVLFVGTKKQARSSVKEAAIKCGMPYVDNRWLGGMLTNFPTIQKSIRKLEIIEQMKENGQIDLLTKKEALMMSRQAEKLEQYLGGIRNMKKLPDMLFVVDAVKEHIAVNEARCLGIPVVAPLDTNCDPDLITYPIPGNDDAIRSIQLFCREMAEAINEGKALNADNATSEEEMPSEEAAAEETASTETTEEA, encoded by the coding sequence ATGGTAACTATGAAAGACCTATTAGAATGCGGTGTACACTTCGGACACCAGACACGTCGCTGGAACCCGAAAATGAAAAAATACATCTTCGGTGTTCGTAAAAACATCTATATCATCGACCTTCAAAAAACATTGCGTTACTTCCGTAACACATACCAGATCGTTGTTGATGCTGCCGCAGAAGGACAAACTGTTCTTTTCGTCGGTACAAAAAAACAGGCACGTTCGTCTGTAAAAGAAGCGGCGATCAAGTGTGGTATGCCATACGTTGACAACCGTTGGTTGGGTGGTATGCTGACAAACTTCCCGACGATCCAAAAATCGATCCGCAAACTTGAGATCATCGAGCAGATGAAAGAGAACGGGCAGATCGATCTTCTTACCAAAAAAGAAGCGTTGATGATGTCTCGCCAGGCAGAGAAGCTTGAGCAGTACCTCGGCGGTATCCGCAACATGAAAAAACTTCCGGACATGCTGTTCGTTGTCGATGCAGTCAAAGAGCACATCGCGGTTAACGAAGCACGTTGTCTCGGTATCCCGGTTGTTGCACCACTGGATACAAACTGTGATCCTGACCTAATCACTTACCCGATCCCGGGTAATGATGATGCGATCCGTTCGATCCAGCTTTTCTGTCGTGAAATGGCGGAAGCGATCAACGAAGGTAAAGCGCTTAACGCTGATAACGCGACAAGCGAAGAAGAGATGCCGTCAGAAGAAGCAGCAGCTGAAGAGACAGCATCTACTGAAACTACAGAGGAAGCATAA
- the tsf gene encoding translation elongation factor Ts, whose protein sequence is MAVTAAMVKELRQATDAPMMDCKKALTECDGDFDKASEWLRERGVAKSAKKADRVAAEGSIGLKISPDFKRATLVEVNSETDFVAQNDGFKDLVSKTVAQAFETDAETTEALRETELEGKAFSAYFDETVAKIGEKIEVRRIAALSGNENVAVNGYVHSNTRIGVIVAIECDSAKTAEAMVPVAKQVAMHASAMKPTTLSYKDFDPDFVAAETAGRIEAIKTENEERARMKKPLLNVPSYISMCQLTDDVLAQAEADIKAALKEQGKPEQIWDKIVPGQLARFIDDNTTLDKEQALLDQKYVLDDKLSVAEAVAAAGKAAGGTAEISAFIRLEVGEGLEKKVDDFAAEVAAQMA, encoded by the coding sequence ATGGCAGTTACAGCAGCAATGGTAAAAGAGTTGCGTCAAGCAACTGATGCACCAATGATGGATTGTAAAAAAGCGTTGACTGAATGTGATGGTGACTTTGATAAAGCATCAGAGTGGCTACGTGAACGCGGTGTTGCAAAGTCTGCTAAAAAAGCGGACCGCGTAGCAGCTGAAGGTTCTATCGGTCTTAAGATCTCTCCGGACTTCAAACGTGCGACACTGGTTGAAGTCAACTCTGAGACTGACTTCGTTGCACAGAACGACGGTTTCAAAGATCTTGTATCAAAAACTGTTGCGCAAGCGTTTGAAACAGATGCAGAGACAACAGAAGCACTTCGCGAGACAGAGCTTGAAGGTAAAGCGTTCAGCGCTTACTTCGATGAGACTGTTGCCAAGATCGGTGAGAAGATCGAAGTACGTCGTATCGCGGCACTAAGCGGTAACGAAAACGTTGCTGTTAACGGTTATGTTCACTCTAACACACGTATCGGTGTTATCGTTGCTATCGAGTGTGACTCTGCAAAAACTGCTGAAGCAATGGTGCCGGTAGCGAAGCAAGTCGCAATGCACGCATCTGCGATGAAGCCGACAACGCTTTCTTACAAAGACTTTGATCCTGATTTCGTAGCGGCAGAGACAGCCGGTCGTATCGAAGCGATCAAAACTGAGAATGAAGAGCGTGCACGTATGAAGAAACCACTTCTTAACGTACCTTCATATATCTCTATGTGTCAATTGACCGATGACGTTTTGGCGCAGGCTGAAGCCGATATCAAAGCGGCATTGAAAGAGCAGGGTAAACCTGAACAGATCTGGGACAAGATCGTTCCTGGGCAACTGGCACGTTTTATCGATGATAACACGACTCTTGACAAAGAGCAGGCCCTTCTTGATCAGAAATATGTTCTTGATGACAAGCTGAGCGTTGCTGAAGCTGTCGCTGCTGCTGGCAAGGCTGCCGGCGGTACTGCTGAGATCTCTGCATTCATTCGCCTTGAAGTAGGTGAAGGTCTCGAGAAAAAAGTCGATGACTTTGCTGCCGAAGTTGCAGCACAAATGGCATAA
- a CDS encoding ABC transporter ATP-binding protein, whose translation MKILDAHALAHRFDYPLFDNVDLSLEEGETMAIVGASGSGKSTLLHILSSLLEPNEGEVRLFGKEIYSLKNRALVALRRDDLGLVFQSHYLFKGFSAYENLEVSSILSGEAIDQGLLTRLGLQEVIQQKVTELSGGQQQRVSIARVLTKKPRIIFADEPTGNLDNATSLEVMELFEEYVSANRAALVLVTHNEAFANRCDKVYRLHNRVLEKIK comes from the coding sequence ATGAAAATACTTGATGCCCATGCACTTGCCCATCGTTTTGACTACCCTCTGTTTGACAATGTCGATTTGAGCCTTGAAGAGGGTGAGACGATGGCAATAGTCGGTGCCAGCGGAAGCGGAAAATCGACACTGCTGCACATTTTATCGAGTCTGCTTGAACCGAACGAAGGGGAAGTGCGGCTTTTCGGAAAAGAGATATACAGCCTCAAAAACAGGGCTCTGGTCGCTCTGCGCCGGGATGATCTCGGGTTGGTTTTTCAATCCCATTACCTGTTTAAAGGATTCAGCGCCTACGAAAATCTTGAAGTCTCATCCATCCTTTCCGGCGAAGCTATTGATCAGGGCCTGTTGACGCGTCTTGGTCTGCAAGAGGTCATACAGCAGAAGGTGACCGAACTTTCCGGGGGACAGCAGCAGCGTGTCTCCATCGCGAGAGTGCTGACGAAAAAGCCGCGTATCATCTTTGCTGATGAACCGACGGGGAACCTTGACAATGCCACCTCTTTGGAGGTGATGGAGCTTTTTGAAGAGTATGTTTCGGCAAACAGAGCCGCCCTGGTTCTCGTGACCCATAACGAAGCATTTGCAAACCGCTGTGACAAGGTCTACCGCCTTCACAACAGAGTGCTTGAAAAGATCAAATAG